Proteins encoded in a region of the Tripterygium wilfordii isolate XIE 37 chromosome 21, ASM1340144v1, whole genome shotgun sequence genome:
- the LOC119989725 gene encoding polyadenylation and cleavage factor homolog 4-like isoform X2 — MYQSIQNESRNTYHGFPHHQQTWNPPYFSNTTHNFQTNQPSVPRPLKRSRNVYEPCTSAATPNKIQACQRFSHMQHQENRGFEAKKPNLIPNNHNRCSYQGNNLQFYPSRLEFIPFPPPLAVSTILCPTVPPPSVLPQTIENLLNSLISFSKENPPTETPVIQDSMGLEFDPVKLKVRHESVINSLYRDLPRQCTSCGNRFRTQEEHSEHMDWHVKKNRMAKNLRKKKGLRGWNSTVDMWLVETKAMKMVETKDADDFNVYADEDQKVCALCQEAFDEYYSDEAQDWMYRGAVYLNAHNGSTEGMEKSQLGPIIHIKCGPEPVRVPSMKNWGENR; from the exons ATGTATCAGTCTATTCAAAACGAGTCAAGAAACACATATCATGGCTTCCCCCACCATCAACAAACCTGGAATCCACCATATTTTTCTAATACAACCCACAATTTTCAAACTAATCAACCCTCTGTTCCTCGGCCACTGAAACGAAGCCGGAATGTTTACGAGCCGTGTACGAGCGCTGCTACTCCTAACAAGATTCAAGCTTGTCAGCGATTTTCCCATATGCAGCATCAAGAAAATCGTGGGTTTGAAGCCAAGAAGCCGAATTTGATTCCTAACAATCACAATCGGTGTTCATATCAGGGAAACAATCTGCAATTTTATCCCTCAAGATTAGAGTTTATTCCGTTCCCTCCGCCGTTGGCAGTGTCGACGATCTTGTGTCCGACTGTGCCGCCACCGTCTGTGCTGCCTCAAACGATTGAGAATTTGCTTAATTCACTTATATCGTTCTCGAAAGAAAACCCACCAACAGAAACCCCTGTTATTCAAGATTCTATGGGGCTTGAGTTTGATCCAGTTAAATTGAAGGTGCGTCACGAGTCTGTGATCAATTCTTTGTATCGTGACCTGCCTAGACAATGTACTTCATGCGGTAATCGATTCAGAACCCAAGAAGAGCATAGTGAACATATGGATTGGCATGTGAAGAAGAATCGGATGGCCAAAAACCTTAGGAAGAAGAAGGGTCTTCGTGGGTGGAATAGCACGGTGGATATGTGGCTTGTTGAAACAAAGGCAATGAAGATGGTTGAAACAAAGGACGCTGATGATTTTAACGTTTATGCTGATGAGGATCAGAAAGTTTGTGCATTGTGTCAAGAGGCTTTCGATGAGTACTATAGCGATGAAGCCCAGGATTGGATGTATAGAGGGGCTGTTTACTTGAATGCACATAATGGTTCAACAGAAGGCATGGAGAAGTCTCAATTGGGTCCAATCATACACATTAAGTGTGGACCGGAGCCTGTACGAGTTCCGTCTATGAAGAATTGGGGGGAAAATAGG TAG
- the LOC119989725 gene encoding polyadenylation and cleavage factor homolog 4-like isoform X1, with protein MYQSIQNESRNTYHGFPHHQQTWNPPYFSNTTHNFQTNQPSVPRPLKRSRNVYEPCTSAATPNKIQACQRFSHMQHQENRGFEAKKPNLIPNNHNRCSYQGNNLQFYPSRLEFIPFPPPLAVSTILCPTVPPPSVLPQTIENLLNSLISFSKENPPTETPVIQDSMGLEFDPVKLKVRHESVINSLYRDLPRQCTSCGNRFRTQEEHSEHMDWHVKKNRMAKNLRKKKGLRGWNSTVDMWLVETKAMKMVETKDADDFNVYADEDQKVCALCQEAFDEYYSDEAQDWMYRGAVYLNAHNGSTEGMEKSQLGPIIHIKCGPEPVRVPSMKNWGENRQ; from the exons ATGTATCAGTCTATTCAAAACGAGTCAAGAAACACATATCATGGCTTCCCCCACCATCAACAAACCTGGAATCCACCATATTTTTCTAATACAACCCACAATTTTCAAACTAATCAACCCTCTGTTCCTCGGCCACTGAAACGAAGCCGGAATGTTTACGAGCCGTGTACGAGCGCTGCTACTCCTAACAAGATTCAAGCTTGTCAGCGATTTTCCCATATGCAGCATCAAGAAAATCGTGGGTTTGAAGCCAAGAAGCCGAATTTGATTCCTAACAATCACAATCGGTGTTCATATCAGGGAAACAATCTGCAATTTTATCCCTCAAGATTAGAGTTTATTCCGTTCCCTCCGCCGTTGGCAGTGTCGACGATCTTGTGTCCGACTGTGCCGCCACCGTCTGTGCTGCCTCAAACGATTGAGAATTTGCTTAATTCACTTATATCGTTCTCGAAAGAAAACCCACCAACAGAAACCCCTGTTATTCAAGATTCTATGGGGCTTGAGTTTGATCCAGTTAAATTGAAGGTGCGTCACGAGTCTGTGATCAATTCTTTGTATCGTGACCTGCCTAGACAATGTACTTCATGCGGTAATCGATTCAGAACCCAAGAAGAGCATAGTGAACATATGGATTGGCATGTGAAGAAGAATCGGATGGCCAAAAACCTTAGGAAGAAGAAGGGTCTTCGTGGGTGGAATAGCACGGTGGATATGTGGCTTGTTGAAACAAAGGCAATGAAGATGGTTGAAACAAAGGACGCTGATGATTTTAACGTTTATGCTGATGAGGATCAGAAAGTTTGTGCATTGTGTCAAGAGGCTTTCGATGAGTACTATAGCGATGAAGCCCAGGATTGGATGTATAGAGGGGCTGTTTACTTGAATGCACATAATGGTTCAACAGAAGGCATGGAGAAGTCTCAATTGGGTCCAATCATACACATTAAGTGTGGACCGGAGCCTGTACGAGTTCCGTCTATGAAGAATTGGGGGGAAAATAGG CAGTAG
- the LOC119987967 gene encoding late embryogenesis abundant protein At1g64065-like, with protein sequence MGTSSKLLGSHRGLKICCGVTTLLLIIIAATFAILYLTIFKPKEPEISTQSATLENFSVMVFPSIDFNATLRIVVGVNNRNYGSFKFENSTSYISYRENVIAEAPIEADTVPARGKLNITTTVVLLAGKIVAMPDFKTDYDNGVFNFSSQSTLHGKVKVMKMIKLIDSRFDKSQFMYTLDYFDKSQFMYTLD encoded by the exons ATGGGTACAAGTTCCAAACTTCTTGGGTCTCATAGAGGCCTCAAAATCTGTTGTGGAGTCACAACGCTTCTCCTCATCATTATTGCAGCCACTTTTGCTATCCTCTACCTTACAATCTTTAAGCCTAAAGAACCTGAAATCAGCACACAATCAGCCACTCTTGAGAATTTCAGTGTTATGGTTTTCCCATCTATAGACTTCAATGCCACTTTGAGGATTGTAGTCGGAGTCAATAACAGAAACTATGGAAGCTTCAAGTTCGAGAACAGTACATCGTATATTAGCTATCGCGAAAACGTTATTGCGGAAGCACCGATCGAAGCAGACACAGTCCCTGCTCGTGGTAAGCTTAATATTACCACAACCGTGGTTCTTCTTGCAGGCAAGATCGTAGCCATGCCTGATTTCAAAACGGATTATGATAATGGAGTCTTTAACTTCAGTTCTCAATCCACCTTACATGGGAAAGTGAAGGTTATGAAGATGATCAAA CTGATCGATTCACGCTTTGATAAGTCGCAATTTATGTACACTTTGGATTACTTTGATAAGTCGCAATTTATGTACACTTTGGATTAG
- the LOC119988680 gene encoding homeobox-leucine zipper protein PROTODERMAL FACTOR 2-like — MFQPNIFEGHHMFDMAPKTSESELGRMRDEDYETRSGTETTDAPSGDEQDPSGHRAKRKRYHRHTQRQIQEMESFFKECPHPDDKQRKELSRELGLEPLQVKFWFQNKRTQMKGQHERHQNQILKAENDKLRAANSRYKEALGNATCPSCGGPATIGEMSFDEQHLRIENARLRDEIDRISSIASKYVGKPLSSFSNFSQLPSRSLDLGFSNFGTQSGLVGEIYGAGDPLKTMAGPTEADKPVIVELAVAAMEELMRIAQAGEPLWIPNENNIEVLNEDEYVRAFPRGIGPKPLGLRSEASRESAVVIMNHVSLVEILMDVNQWSSVFCGVVSRAYTLEVLSTGVAGNYNGALQVMTAEFQVPSPLVPTRDYYFLRYCKQYADGTWAVVDVSLDSLRPSPLSRGRRRPSGCLIQELPNGYSKVIWVEHTEVDDKSVDSIYGPLVNSGLAFGAKRWLATLDRQCERIAISLASNFPTEDLLITGPEGRKSMLKLAERMIMSFCTGVGASTAHAWTTISATGSDDVRVMTRKSLDEPGRPPGIVLCAATSFWIPVPPKRVFDFLRNENSRSEWDILSNGGLVVEMSHIANGRDPGNCVSLLRVNSANSSQSNMLILQESCTDSTGSYVIYAPVDIVSMNVVLGGGDPDYVALLPSGFAILPDGPGVNNHGGILDDVGTGGSLLTVAFQILVDSLPTAKLSLGSVATVNNLIKCTVERIKGSIMCDNA; from the exons ATGTTCCAACCAAACATTTTTGAGGGTCATCACATGTTCGATATGGCCCCAAAAACCTCTGAGAGCGAATTGGGCAGGATGAGAGATGAAGATTACGAGACTAGATCGGGGACTGAAACTACCGATGCTCCCTCTGGTGACGAGCAAGATCCTAGTGGCCATCGTGCCAAGAGGAAGCGCTACCATCGCCACACGCAGCGCCAAATCCAAGAAATGGAATC CTTCTTCAAGGAGTGTCCCCACCCGGATGACAAACAAAGGAAGGAGCTGAGCCGGGAGCTAGGGTTAGAGCCTTTACAAGTCAAATTTTGGTTCCAAAACAAGCGCACACAAATGAAG GGACAACATGAACGccatcaaaatcaaattttgaagGCTGAGAATGATAAGCTTCGTGCTGCTAACTCAAGGTACAAGGAAGCCCTAGGCAATGCAACATGTCCTAGCTGTGGAGGACCTGCCACAATTGGTGAAATGTCCTTTGATGAGCAACATTTGAGGATCGAGAATGCTCGTTTAAGAGATGAG ATTGATAGGATATCAAGCATTGCTTCAAAGTACGTTGGGAAGCCTTTGTCTTCATTTTCCAACTTTTCTCAATTGCCTTCGCGTTCTCTTGATCTTGGGTTTAGCAATTTTGGGACTCAATCGGGCTTGGTAGGTGAAATATATGGAGCAGGTGATCCTCTAAAAACAATGGCTGGGCCTACTGAGGCGGACAAGCCAGTGATTGTTGAGCTTGCTGTTGCAGCAATGGAGGAACTAATGAGAATTGCTCAGGCTGGAGAACCCTTGTGGATTCCCAATGAGAACAATATTGAAGTTTTGAATGAAGATGAGTATGTTAGAGCTTTTCCTCGGGGAATTGGGCCAAAACCCTTAGGATTAAGATCTGAAGCTTCGAGGGAGTCCGCGGTTGTTATCATGAACCATGTTAGCCTTGTTGAGATTCTCATGGATGTG AACCAATGGTCAAGTGTATTCTGTGGTGTTGTATCAAGAGCATATACCCTAGAAGTTTTATCAACTGGAGTGGCAGGGAACTACAATGGAGCCTTGCAAGTG ATGACTGCTGAATTCCAAGTTCCTTCACCTCTTGTTCCGACTCGAGATTATTATTTTCTGAGGTACTGTAAACAGTATGCTGATGGTACTTGGGCAGTAGTTGATGTTTCCTTGGACAGTTTACGCCCTAGTCCATTGTCCAGGGGTCGAAGAAGGCCATCAGGTTGTTTAATCCAAGAGTTGCCAAATGGTTACTCAAAG GTTATTTGGGTTGAGCATACAGAAGTGGATGATAAATCTGTTGACAGTATATATGGACCTTTAGTCAATTCCGGTCTTGCATTTGGAGCAAAACGCTGGTTGGCCACGTTAGATCGGCAATGTGAACGCATTGCAATTTCACTTGCCAGTAACTTTCCTACAGAAGATCTAT TGATCACGGGCCCTGAAGGAAGAAAGAGTATGTTGAAGCTTGCAGAAAGAATGATAATGAGCTTTTGTACTGGTGTCGGTGCTTCAACTGCACATGCTTGGACGACAATATCAGCTACTGGTTCTGATGATGTAAGAGTCATGACCCGAAAAAGTTTGGATGAGCCCGGCAGGCCTCCTGGTATCGTGCTCTGTGCTGCAACTTCCTTCTGGATTCCTGTTCCACCGAAAAGAGTCTTTGATTTCCTTAGAAACGAAAACTCTCGGAGCgag TGGGACATTCTTTCAAACGGCGGCCTAGTCGTAGAGATGTCACACATCGCCAATGGTCGCGATCCAGGCAATTGTGTCTCCCTTCTTCGTGTTAAT AGTGCGAATTCGAGCCAGAGCAATATGCTGATACTACAAGAGAGTTGCACTGATTCAACAGGGTCGTACGTAATCTATGCTCCGGTCGACATTGTTTCGATGAACGTGGTCTTAGGCGGTGGGGATCCAGATTATGTGGCACTCCTGCCATCAGGTTTTGCTATACTTCCTGACGGGCCTGGAGTGAACAATCATGGAGGGATTCTTGATGATGTTGGCACTGGAGGGTCTCTACTGACTGTGGCATTTCAGATTTTGGTTGATTCATTACCAACTGCCAAACTGTCTCTTGGATCAGTTGCAACAGTGAACAACCTAATTAAGTGCACAGTTGAAAGGATCAAGGGTTCCATCATGTGTGACAATGCATGA